Genomic DNA from Hordeum vulgare subsp. vulgare chromosome 2H, MorexV3_pseudomolecules_assembly, whole genome shotgun sequence:
TGCGTGCCCGCGTTCTGTGAACAATGGAGGCCAAGCCCCAAAACGCCAAAGGCGTAGTTGCAGCATGCATGCACGTCCGCTCAGGCTTTTTCGCGCGGCTAAATAATTGCACCTCACGGCTTTCCACAGGCCAATGCATGCATGCCATGCGACCATGTTGGTCTACGCCTGGATCGGCCTCTCCTTTCCGGGAACCCGAGATATGCCGTGCCGACGGGCACGCACTACGCATGCTGCATGGTTTCCGTGGAGAACTCCACGGAGACCAATGGCGAATGGCCAGTGGGAGGAGTTTCTTTGCTCTCCGAAAATGAAGAAGTGTAGTGGTGCATGGTTGTTTGATCGACAGAGGGTGAAGATTTTTTAGAATCAAGTGCTCTTTTTCACGAATGCATTATTATTCATAACCATGTTTCACATAGTAGGAGGTAAAGCTAACACTGCCTCCGGTCAGGGAACAGTTTTACTCCGCTGGATTGGATACCGAACCCCGCTGACAAAGCAACACCCACTCCGGTCGAGCTCGAGCACCACAACGGCCGGCTCCCTACTGTATCAGTCCTCGGACTCCCTCTGACACCAGCTCAGAACAAAAGCTACTCGTACTAGTATTGACTATTGAGCTCTGAGGAAGAGCAGTGAAAAACTGAGAATGGTCGCTAGATGCTGATTAATCTGCAGTAGTACGTACATCGGTGCAAGGGGGAGAGCTGTTATCATTTTTATCCAAGCAAAAAACGAAATAAAAGTACTGATCATTGGCACCATCAAAGCCTCGTTCCGCAACTCGATGATCTGATTCAGATCtcgatttctttttctttttctttttctttcagaAAATAATAAATTGATTTCCTTTgccaagaagaaaataagaagttgATTTCTTGGCATTTTGGCCTCGAGTGAGTGAGAGTAGTCCAAACCGCCCGTGGGTTTCTGCACTCCAGCACCAGTGCATGTAGATCATCAAACATGCAAACGACAGAGTTTGATTTTGCAGCCAGAATTTCATGCATCATCCGGCCATAGATCATCAAGTGGGGTACACTACACTCTCCTGGCAAAAAACAAGTGCAAAAACGAGCAGATCCAACGGGCCATAGAACAGAGGAGCCAGAGCAAAACGATGGATCCTATCAAAGATCTAGCTAGCACCTACATCACGCATCACAAGAGGGTTGCTACTCCGGCGACTAGGAAGAGAAGAAGCGCGCGGTGAAGttggacgacgaggaggaggcccGGTTGGCGTCGGCGACCGTGCCGGGCCACAACGTCACCGGCGGCCGGCCATCGAAGACCGCGGGCGGGGGGCACGCCAGCACGCCCAGCGGCGGTAGCTTCCTCATCATGGACAGCGGCGGCGAGAACGCCCCGCCCTCCCGGCCCTCCTCCGTGATCCCGCACCGCGACGGCGATGCCTCCGGCGTCTCGAACGGCGTGTCGTGCTCGTGCCCGGCGGCGGCGCCCCGCTCGTACACCGGGTTGGAGATGTACATGAGGCCGTCGCTGtgcgcggaggaggaggaggagccgcgGGCCGTGGGCTCGTCGGACCGCGGCGGCGAGGGGGACGGCGAGGAGCGGCGCGCGGGCGACCACCTCCACACGGCGGCCTCCAGCCTGGGGATGGCGAGGAGCAGGTCCTTGCGGCTGGGCGCGCACATGACGCCGTGCGCGTAGTAGAAGGGCGGGGTGCTGGTGAGCGCCTCGCgcgccgtggtggtggtggtggccgtgGTGGCCACGGACGCGTCGTCGGCAGCCGTGCCGGCGGTGTGCGGCGGGGAGAAGGACCCCGCGACGCCGCGGCCGCGCTTCGGCCACTTGTGCGGCGGATCCGTGGCGTCcgcgcggaggcggcggcggcggaggtgggAGCAGAAGAGGtcggcgaggaggaggatgacgatggtgaggaagacggcCAGGCTGAGCGCCACCATGACGCTCACCCCGACGCTCAGCCTCGACATGCCGTCGGTCGCCATCTCGGCCTCCGCCCTCCGCCCTCAGCTCGCTCTCCAAGCCCAGCCTCAGTGTCAGTGGTCTACTCAGCTAGAGCGGCGAGTGCGCGCACTGTACTTTGCAAAGGGCGTAGTGGCCTGCCTCACTGGTCAGTGAAGCTCGTTCCGGTCGCAACAAAATAGAGGACTAGCCTCTCGTTTAGAGCGGCTATCTCATTGTCTAATCAAAACGATATAATCTAATCTAACCCACTGTTTGTCTCGTAACGATCAactgccgtcgccgtcgccgaggCGGGGTTAGTCCTTCCAAAAGCTACGGCCTAGTACACTCAGCGCCATAGATTGCAGGTTCAGAGGTTCTTTAATTACAATCTGCACAGGCCTGCCACGAGGTACCGCGGCGTGGCCGAGCCCTTTCGGTGGCGGCGGGTCCCGTGCGCGGCGTGGGGCGGAGTTGTCATGGAGAGCGGAGGCTGTTGTGCGGGGTGAGCAGCGCATATGTGGAAAGGAAACGGTGGCGTCGAGAAAAGGAGGAAGGAGACGGGCGGGGGGTGGTTTTGGCGGGAGAGGGAGGTCGTCGGTCTGTTTGCTTGGTGCAGGTGCGGATCCAAGGATTCTGTGGTCTCTGCCCTCTGACCTGACCACACGACGACGAGCCGTGCGTTCATCATTTGAGGGGACGTGACCATTGACCGTCGACGTGTCCCTGCCGCATGACCAGCATTTGGCAAAGCCATAGCTTGGTCTGTTCGAGCATCTTCACACGTTCGGCCCCTTCAAATCAACTGCAACCGATCGAACCAAACGAAAGACGATTTTGTCCGCTTTTTATTCATTTGAGTTGGCCGTTCGTTTATTTGGACTTGGTCATGCGTTTAACATGGACGATCCATTTACGTCCGCATATTTAGATTAAAAAGATCTACATGCCAATGTTAAGAGTTCATGTCGACATCATGTCGGCGACCGACATACATCGC
This window encodes:
- the LOC123431045 gene encoding uncharacterized protein LOC123431045, coding for MATDGMSRLSVGVSVMVALSLAVFLTIVILLLADLFCSHLRRRRLRADATDPPHKWPKRGRGVAGSFSPPHTAGTAADDASVATTATTTTTAREALTSTPPFYYAHGVMCAPSRKDLLLAIPRLEAAVWRWSPARRSSPSPSPPRSDEPTARGSSSSSAHSDGLMYISNPVYERGAAAGHEHDTPFETPEASPSRCGITEEGREGGAFSPPLSMMRKLPPLGVLACPPPAVFDGRPPVTLWPGTVADANRASSSSSNFTARFFSS